The Streptomyces xanthii genome has a segment encoding these proteins:
- a CDS encoding hydroxymethylglutaryl-CoA synthase family protein — translation MSTTDTPGAYGIEALNVWCGLARLSAADLFAGRGLDPDRIDNLMMSERSIGLPIEDPVTNAVNAARPIVDALTPEERDRIELVVTSTESGVDYSKSLTSYVHKHLGLNRHCRLLEVKQACFGATAAVQTALGYLASGISPGAKALVIATDVAVVDEKAEYSEPAAGHGAAAVLLSDRPRVLTMDLGAFGNYSYETLDSARPSPRFDIADVDRSLFAYLDCLKNSYADYASRVTDVDFTRDFDHLVMHTPFAGLVRAGHRKMMREQGAAGATVDADFARRVAPSLVYPGTVGNLCSGSVYLALASLLDSGVVTSPRRVGLFSYGSGCSSEFFSGIVDEQSAAAVAELGIGKHLEARARITFEEYLAVLEHNLECLVPVENRTVDPEPWEPLLARAGDRPEILTFTGVRDYHRQYAWR, via the coding sequence ATGAGCACGACCGACACCCCGGGGGCGTACGGCATCGAGGCGCTGAACGTGTGGTGCGGGCTGGCCCGGCTCAGCGCCGCGGACCTGTTCGCCGGGCGCGGCCTGGACCCGGACCGCATCGACAACCTCATGATGTCCGAGCGCTCCATCGGCCTGCCGATCGAGGACCCGGTCACCAACGCCGTCAACGCGGCCCGGCCGATCGTGGACGCGCTGACGCCCGAGGAGCGGGACCGCATCGAACTGGTGGTGACGTCCACCGAGTCGGGCGTCGACTACAGCAAGTCGCTCACCTCCTACGTCCACAAGCACCTGGGCCTGAACCGGCACTGCCGGCTCCTGGAGGTCAAGCAGGCCTGCTTCGGCGCGACCGCCGCGGTGCAGACGGCGCTGGGCTATCTCGCCTCCGGGATCTCCCCCGGCGCCAAGGCCCTGGTGATCGCCACGGACGTGGCCGTCGTGGACGAGAAGGCGGAGTACTCCGAGCCCGCGGCCGGGCACGGCGCGGCGGCCGTCCTGCTCAGCGACCGGCCCCGCGTGCTGACCATGGACCTCGGCGCGTTCGGCAACTACAGCTACGAGACGCTCGACTCGGCGCGCCCGTCGCCGCGCTTCGACATCGCGGACGTCGACCGCTCCCTGTTCGCGTACCTGGACTGTCTCAAGAACTCGTACGCCGACTACGCCTCGCGCGTCACCGATGTCGACTTCACCCGCGACTTCGACCATCTCGTCATGCACACCCCGTTCGCCGGTCTGGTCCGGGCCGGGCACCGCAAGATGATGCGTGAGCAGGGCGCGGCCGGCGCGACGGTCGACGCCGACTTCGCGCGCCGGGTCGCCCCGTCGCTGGTCTACCCGGGCACGGTCGGCAACCTGTGCTCGGGCTCGGTGTACCTGGCGCTGGCCAGCCTCCTGGACTCTGGCGTCGTGACGAGTCCGCGCCGGGTGGGCCTGTTCTCGTACGGGTCGGGCTGTTCCTCGGAGTTCTTCAGCGGCATCGTCGACGAGCAGTCGGCCGCGGCCGTCGCCGAACTGGGCATCGGCAAGCATCTGGAGGCCCGCGCCCGGATCACGTTCGAGGAGTACCTGGCGGTCCTGGAGCACAACCTGGAGTGCCTGGTGCCGGTGGAGAACCGGACCGTGGACCCCGAGCCGTGGGAGCCGCTGCTGGCCCGGGCCGGCGACCGCCCGGAGATCCTCACCTTCACCGGGGTCCGCGACTACCACCGGCAGTACGCGTGGCGCTGA
- a CDS encoding acyl carrier protein produces MTQAPIDVRAHTAELVKEVVTEILPGVDRDLIGGSRHLKDLGADSVDRVEIIAALLDRTGVDAPMSAFSDLPDIDSLVDFLSGAPR; encoded by the coding sequence ATGACCCAGGCACCGATCGACGTGCGGGCGCACACCGCCGAGCTGGTGAAGGAGGTCGTCACGGAGATCCTGCCCGGCGTGGACCGCGACCTCATCGGCGGCTCCCGCCACCTGAAGGATCTGGGCGCCGACTCCGTGGACCGGGTCGAGATCATCGCCGCGCTCCTGGACCGCACCGGGGTGGACGCCCCGATGTCCGCCTTCAGCGACCTGCCCGACATCGACTCCCTCGTCGACTTCCTGAGCGGAGCCCCGCGATGA